The DNA window GCTACATTTAGAACTAAATTTTGAACACCCTCAATGTCTTCCTATACTATGACAGGTTACTCGACATTATCCTGAATGTTTTCCTCCACAATTGCAGGCTGCTCGATGTTACTCCCACTACTTTGAGGTAGTGTAATGTCAAGTGTTTGCTCTTGTGCAACCCCTTGTTTATTGACATTTCTCCCACTACGTGGATGCAGTGGTATGTCAATAACGGTTTTTGAAAATTGTTGTGTTTCATTATTCGTTATTCTATTGCCCAATTCCTGTAAAACAGTTTTACTTCTAGGAACGTGGTTCATTAaataatcctcttcaagaaatctAGCATTTGTCGAAACAATTATCTTCTGTTCcttaggaaaataaaataaaccccCTTTCTTCCCTTTTGGATATCCAATAAAAATGTACATTTTTGTCCTAGATTTCAATTTA is part of the Capsicum annuum cultivar UCD-10X-F1 unplaced genomic scaffold, UCD10Xv1.1 ctg75158, whole genome shotgun sequence genome and encodes:
- the LOC124894546 gene encoding uncharacterized protein LOC124894546 encodes the protein MYIFIGYPKGKKGGLFYFPKEQKIIVSTNARFLEEDYLMNHVPRSKTVLQELGNRITNNETQQFSKTVIDIPLHPRSGRNVNKQGVAQEQTLDITLPQSSGSNIEQPAIVEENIQDNVEIPEEPNTEPPNYAEALHDKDVKIWIVAMKSEMESMYSNQVWELVEPPTGVKAI